From the genome of Mycteria americana isolate JAX WOST 10 ecotype Jacksonville Zoo and Gardens chromosome 12, USCA_MyAme_1.0, whole genome shotgun sequence, one region includes:
- the ARL6IP1 gene encoding ADP-ribosylation factor-like protein 6-interacting protein 1: MAEGDNNSVYQLAAETASLEEQLQGWGEVILMTDKVLRWERAWFPLALMSVVSFSFLMIYYLDPSVLSGVSCFVMFLCLADYLVPALAPRIFGSNKWTTEQQQRFHEICSNLVKSRRRIVGWWKRLFTLKEEKPKMYFMTMLFSLAVVAWIGQQVHNLFLTYLIVSFLLLFPGLNQHGIITKYVGMAKREINKLLKHKEKKNE, translated from the exons GCTGCAGAAACTGCTAGCTTGGAAGAGCAGTTGCAAGGATGGGGAGAAGTGATTTTGATGACCGATAAAGTTCTTCGCTGGGAGAGAGCCTGGTTTCCTCTGGCACTGATGagtgttgtttccttttcttttct GATGATCTACTACTTGGACCCATCAGTTCTTTCAGGCGTCTCCTGTTTCGTTATGTTCCTCTGTTTGGCTGATTATCTTGTTCCTGCTCTTGCACCTAGAATCTTTGGCTCTAATAAATG gactacagaacagcagcaaaggTTTCATGAGATTTGCAGCAATTTGGTAAAATCTCGTCGCCGAATTGTTGGCTGGTGGAAACGTCTCTTCACACTGAAGGAAGAGAAGCCTAAAATG TACTTCATGACCatgcttttttctcttgctgtggtTGCCTGGATTGGACAGCAAGTTCACAATCTCTTTCTGACCTATCTTATTG taAGTTTCTTGTTGCTGTTTCCTGGACTAAACCAGCATGGGATCATTACAAAGTATGTTGGAATGGCGAAAAGGGAGATAAACAAACTTCTCaagcacaaggaaaagaaaaatgaatga